A window of the Desulfotignum phosphitoxidans DSM 13687 genome harbors these coding sequences:
- a CDS encoding response regulator, whose product MEKTRIVIAEDSKLLREGLCLMINCDDTLEVVAEAADGFEAIAQCLEYHPDMAMLDLSMPKMDGLSAIKEIKRQIPDIKILALTIHDTEDFILQCFQSGVQGYCLKDSSQDDLLKAIRLVSSGKTYISPSIAGKVMEGYLEGKKHLKERSSWDTLTQREKEVLKLVAEGYTSKEIADLLCNSPKTIERHRANIMSKLAVNNVSQLTAIAIEKGLVNS is encoded by the coding sequence ATGGAAAAAACACGTATTGTGATCGCAGAAGACAGCAAATTACTCAGGGAAGGATTGTGTCTGATGATCAATTGTGATGATACCCTTGAGGTTGTTGCCGAGGCGGCAGACGGATTTGAAGCCATTGCCCAGTGCCTGGAATATCATCCGGACATGGCAATGCTGGACCTGTCCATGCCGAAAATGGACGGTCTTTCCGCCATCAAAGAAATCAAACGCCAGATACCGGATATCAAGATCCTTGCTTTGACCATTCATGACACAGAAGACTTTATCCTGCAATGTTTCCAAAGCGGCGTGCAGGGCTACTGCCTGAAAGATTCGTCCCAGGATGACCTTTTAAAAGCCATCCGTCTGGTTTCATCGGGAAAAACATATATCAGTCCCAGCATCGCCGGCAAAGTCATGGAAGGATATCTTGAAGGAAAAAAACATCTGAAAGAACGCAGTTCATGGGACACCCTGACCCAGCGGGAAAAAGAAGTGCTGAAACTGGTGGCTGAAGGCTATACCAGCAAAGAGATCGCCGACCTGCTGTGCAACAGCCCCAAAACCATTGAACGCCACAGGGCCAACATCATGAGCAAGCTGGCTGTCAACAATGTGTCTCAGCTGACCGCCATTGCCATTGAAAAAGGCCTTGTAAATTCGTGA
- a CDS encoding efflux RND transporter permease subunit, protein MTDQQPSDPKGIIPSIVKVFLGSKFSLIFIIIALCLGAAALFVTPKEEEPQIVVPMADIYVNAPGASPREIEQLVSIPLERFLWQIDGVEYVYSISQKDMAVVTVRFFVGEDREDSLIKLQNRISMHIDQVTPIVEKWVIKPIEIDDVPIVTISLFSDLLDDAQLHRTGQEALARLSRVENTSRTVLHGGRPREIRVELDPEKMFGYGISYMNVQQALQEADFSVNAGDFSRNDISFPVTTTSFMYTAEDVKSLVVGIKDNIPVYLRDIAHIQDIPRQSDSYTAISFSNAYAKEHGQFVPGKRYPAVTLAVSKKKGSNAVAVAKEIIDEFKRIHEQILPDGVDYEITRNYGETAAQKVWGLVTSLGFAIASVVILLAFALGWREALIVAVAVPISFSLALFVNYLFGYTINRVTLFALILSLGLVVDDPITNVENIQRHIKMGLLDPFKATLAAVDEVLPPVIMSTLAIIVCFVPLFFITGMMGPYMAPMAVNVPLTVTFSTLSALTIVPWLTLKLLRSTAPELMDQNDPDTGSSDRISKQSRLFRIYRSIVQPFLDSSTKRMVLFVLVIVLLLISCSLALFRLVPLKLLPFDNKNEFQIVIDMPEGTTLERTNAVVQDFETFLTTVPEITSMVSYTGDASPMDFNGMVRHYYLRKADNLADIRVNLTGKDVRDQQSHAIVLRLRNDLEAIARKNNAKVKLVEVPPGPPVLSTLVGELYADADVPYHQLIQAADHLKKIMEKEAFVVDIDDMAQTLHERIDFIIDKEKAALHGISTRQITTTLQGMIQGMTPAHLHLPRERNPLYIRVIMPRKHRSGIVALTSVPLRSKTGSMVPLAELVHVQILPNQQPIYHKNLDKVVYVLADTAGRAPAEAILDMQKKLRKDPLPKGIQVNWAGEGEWKITIRVFRDMGIAFAAALIGIYILLVIQSGSFFMPVLIMMAIPLTLLGIMPGFFILNLVAASPVGEFSNPIFFTATSMIGMIALGGIVIRNALVLIEFIQASLEQGMDLKEAILQSGAIRMRPILLTALTTAIGAFPITLDPVFSGLAWALIFGLAASTLFTLVLIPVAYYAVYHKSNAF, encoded by the coding sequence ATGACAGACCAGCAGCCCTCTGATCCCAAAGGCATTATTCCCTCGATAGTCAAGGTATTTCTCGGTTCAAAATTTTCCCTGATTTTTATCATCATTGCCCTTTGCCTGGGTGCTGCCGCCCTTTTTGTCACCCCGAAAGAAGAAGAACCCCAGATCGTTGTGCCCATGGCAGATATCTATGTCAATGCCCCGGGCGCAAGTCCCCGGGAAATCGAGCAGCTGGTATCCATCCCTTTGGAAAGGTTTTTATGGCAGATCGACGGGGTTGAGTACGTCTATTCCATCTCACAAAAAGACATGGCCGTGGTCACGGTCCGTTTTTTTGTAGGAGAAGACCGGGAAGATTCCCTGATAAAACTGCAAAACAGAATATCCATGCACATCGACCAGGTCACCCCCATTGTCGAAAAATGGGTGATAAAACCCATAGAGATCGATGATGTGCCCATCGTCACCATCAGTTTGTTTTCCGACCTGCTGGATGATGCCCAGCTCCACAGAACCGGCCAGGAAGCCCTGGCCAGGCTCAGCCGGGTTGAAAACACCTCCAGAACCGTTCTGCACGGGGGAAGGCCCAGAGAAATTCGGGTTGAACTGGATCCTGAAAAAATGTTCGGTTATGGAATTTCCTATATGAATGTGCAGCAGGCACTGCAGGAGGCGGATTTTTCTGTCAATGCAGGAGATTTTTCCAGAAACGACATAAGTTTTCCGGTGACCACCACCTCTTTTATGTATACTGCCGAGGATGTAAAATCTCTGGTTGTCGGAATAAAAGACAATATTCCCGTGTATCTGAGAGATATTGCCCATATCCAGGACATCCCCAGACAATCCGACAGCTACACGGCAATCAGTTTTTCAAACGCTTATGCAAAAGAACATGGCCAGTTTGTGCCCGGCAAACGCTACCCTGCCGTCACCCTTGCTGTTTCCAAGAAAAAAGGGTCCAATGCCGTCGCTGTTGCCAAAGAAATCATAGATGAATTTAAGCGGATTCATGAGCAGATCCTTCCTGATGGTGTTGATTATGAGATCACCCGCAATTACGGAGAAACGGCTGCCCAAAAAGTGTGGGGCCTTGTCACCTCTCTGGGATTTGCCATCGCCTCGGTGGTGATTCTTCTGGCTTTTGCACTGGGATGGCGGGAGGCATTGATCGTCGCCGTTGCCGTGCCCATCAGTTTTTCTCTGGCCCTGTTTGTCAATTACCTGTTCGGCTACACCATCAACCGGGTGACCCTGTTTGCCCTGATTCTTTCTCTGGGTCTGGTGGTGGATGATCCCATCACCAATGTGGAAAATATCCAGCGCCATATCAAAATGGGCCTGCTTGACCCGTTCAAGGCCACCCTGGCTGCGGTTGACGAGGTGCTGCCCCCGGTGATCATGTCCACTCTGGCTATTATTGTCTGCTTTGTCCCCTTGTTTTTCATTACCGGCATGATGGGGCCCTACATGGCTCCCATGGCGGTGAATGTGCCACTGACGGTAACGTTTTCCACCCTGAGTGCCCTGACCATCGTGCCCTGGCTGACCCTGAAACTGCTCAGATCCACTGCGCCCGAACTGATGGATCAGAATGATCCGGATACAGGATCATCAGACCGTATCTCAAAACAAAGCCGTTTGTTCCGCATCTACCGCAGCATTGTCCAGCCGTTTCTGGACTCAAGCACAAAACGCATGGTGCTGTTTGTGCTGGTGATTGTACTGTTGCTGATTTCCTGCTCTCTGGCCCTGTTCCGTCTGGTACCCCTGAAACTTCTGCCCTTTGACAACAAAAACGAATTCCAGATCGTTATTGACATGCCTGAAGGCACCACCCTTGAACGGACCAATGCGGTTGTACAGGATTTTGAAACCTTTCTTACAACCGTTCCGGAAATCACCAGCATGGTATCTTATACAGGGGACGCCTCTCCCATGGATTTCAACGGCATGGTCAGACACTATTATCTGCGCAAAGCAGATAATCTGGCTGATATCCGGGTCAACCTCACGGGCAAAGATGTGCGGGACCAGCAGAGCCACGCCATTGTTTTACGCCTGAGAAATGACCTGGAGGCCATTGCCCGTAAAAACAATGCCAAAGTCAAGCTTGTGGAAGTTCCGCCGGGACCGCCGGTGCTGTCAACCCTTGTGGGAGAGCTGTATGCTGATGCGGATGTGCCCTACCACCAGCTGATCCAGGCCGCAGACCACCTGAAAAAAATCATGGAAAAAGAAGCCTTTGTGGTGGACATCGATGACATGGCCCAAACGCTTCATGAGCGCATCGATTTTATCATCGACAAAGAAAAAGCCGCGCTTCACGGTATCTCCACCCGGCAGATCACCACCACCCTTCAGGGGATGATTCAGGGTATGACACCCGCGCATCTGCATCTGCCCAGGGAAAGAAATCCCTTATACATCCGGGTGATCATGCCCAGAAAACACCGCTCCGGCATCGTGGCCCTGACCTCGGTGCCCCTCCGGTCTAAAACCGGCAGCATGGTTCCTTTAGCGGAACTGGTGCATGTCCAGATACTGCCCAACCAGCAGCCCATTTATCACAAGAACCTTGACAAGGTGGTGTATGTGCTTGCAGATACTGCCGGCCGGGCCCCGGCAGAGGCCATCCTTGACATGCAGAAAAAACTCAGAAAAGACCCCCTGCCCAAAGGCATTCAGGTGAACTGGGCAGGAGAAGGAGAATGGAAAATCACCATCCGGGTCTTCAGGGACATGGGTATCGCCTTTGCTGCCGCCTTGATCGGCATATACATTCTTCTGGTCATCCAGTCCGGATCTTTTTTCATGCCGGTTCTGATCATGATGGCAATTCCCTTAACCCTGCTGGGCATCATGCCCGGATTTTTTATTCTCAACCTGGTGGCTGCCTCTCCGGTGGGCGAATTTTCCAATCCGATTTTTTTCACCGCCACCTCCATGATCGGCATGATCGCCTTAGGCGGCATTGTCATACGAAACGCCCTGGTGCTCATTGAATTTATCCAGGCTTCCCTGGAACAGGGCATGGACCTGAAAGAGGCGATTCTCCAGAGCGGGGCCATCCGGATGCGGCCCATTCTGCTCACCGCACTGACAACCGCCATCGGTGCATTTCCCATTACCCTGGATCCGGTTTTTTCAGGGCTTGCCTGGGCCCTTATTTTCGGCCTGGCTGCATCAACCCTGTTTACCCTGGTGCTGATTCCGGTGGCCTATTATGCCGTCTATCACAAAAGCAACGCATTCTGA
- a CDS encoding TolC family protein → MESANLSFKSILILAFLIIATCCALPDVSRAEDHLLTLETAITTALKNNPDIRMARTLIKKAEASVKKTEAVFWPKVTAFSELSAGDAPSAYLFKTIDQRELPPDVDFNDPGSFTNTEVGIMAGISLYNGGKNRLEKQLAQKKLADRTALALQTENDRIAAVIQMFFTALKAREYILIARTSVQTVEEQLDMMTVRFRGGSVLKSDILSLKVRLAEAKKNLVESKNTLATTMTALATLLGHTPGYSFSLYPDPDSTCMVSFPESIDKAWALALEKRPELHRAKQQIDMARTAVSLAASGYRPKVDLQARWYMDSDDFSYNTSKDNYTASLNLAWDLFDGFATRAQIAEARHELERALEARKKIRMQVYQDVKQAYLAHENAQQRLHVAQSSVDMAKESLHIVKKRYDGGAEPITRYLEAELDRTRAGINKAAAFYDGKAAKIEIARAIGTLSRLWSQEK, encoded by the coding sequence ATGGAATCCGCTAATCTGTCATTCAAAAGCATTTTGATTCTTGCTTTTCTTATTATCGCCACCTGCTGTGCCCTGCCGGACGTATCCCGGGCAGAAGACCATCTGCTGACCCTGGAAACAGCCATCACAACCGCACTAAAAAACAATCCGGATATCCGGATGGCCCGCACCCTGATCAAAAAAGCCGAAGCTTCGGTCAAAAAAACCGAAGCGGTCTTCTGGCCCAAGGTAACGGCTTTCAGTGAACTGTCAGCAGGTGATGCCCCTTCTGCCTACCTGTTTAAAACCATTGACCAGAGAGAACTGCCCCCTGATGTTGATTTTAACGATCCCGGGTCGTTCACCAATACTGAAGTGGGCATCATGGCCGGGATAAGTCTGTATAACGGCGGAAAAAACCGGCTGGAAAAGCAGCTGGCACAAAAAAAACTCGCAGACCGGACCGCACTGGCCCTTCAGACAGAAAATGACCGCATCGCTGCGGTGATCCAGATGTTTTTCACCGCGCTCAAAGCCAGGGAATATATCCTCATCGCCCGGACATCGGTGCAGACGGTGGAAGAACAGCTGGATATGATGACGGTGCGTTTCAGGGGCGGCAGTGTTTTAAAATCAGATATTCTCTCTTTGAAGGTCCGCCTGGCTGAAGCAAAAAAAAACCTGGTGGAAAGCAAAAACACCCTGGCCACCACCATGACAGCCCTGGCCACACTGCTCGGGCATACACCCGGCTATTCTTTTTCTCTTTACCCGGACCCGGACAGCACCTGTATGGTAAGCTTTCCCGAATCCATTGACAAAGCCTGGGCCCTTGCCCTTGAAAAACGGCCGGAACTGCACCGGGCAAAGCAGCAGATCGATATGGCCAGAACGGCTGTATCCCTGGCAGCGAGCGGCTACCGGCCCAAAGTTGACCTGCAGGCCCGGTGGTATATGGACAGTGATGATTTTTCGTACAATACATCAAAGGACAATTACACCGCCAGCCTGAATCTTGCCTGGGACCTGTTCGACGGCTTTGCCACCCGGGCGCAGATTGCTGAAGCCAGGCATGAACTGGAAAGGGCCCTGGAAGCCCGAAAAAAAATCCGGATGCAGGTTTACCAGGACGTAAAACAGGCCTATCTGGCGCATGAAAACGCACAACAGCGGCTGCATGTTGCCCAATCCAGTGTGGATATGGCAAAAGAATCCCTTCATATAGTAAAAAAGCGCTATGATGGCGGTGCTGAACCCATTACCCGGTACCTGGAGGCGGAACTGGACAGAACCAGGGCCGGCATCAACAAAGCTGCTGCATTTTATGACGGCAAAGCGGCAAAAATCGAGATCGCCCGGGCCATTGGAACCCTTTCCAGACTCTGGTCACAGGAGAAGTAA
- a CDS encoding sensor histidine kinase — protein MLGTTMNPGPFDNDVSTDEVGLTEFQFYTTEHTVTEDVLNARRSRHGFERNSILLELEKYRKENEHLRFFVQKTAQDAINAMENDRKTVAREIHDSIGGNLTAIKLFMEFRMDSSNVSSCESGKSIEQIISYLTDTIKETRTICHQLNPRELEGFELTDAISKLINRVNQFFPGIQVDFEFKLSDEVISEKIKTVVYRVVQEALNNIGKHSGADAVKIRLIAVHNLIWLKVEDNGCGFDIHGLETGSYDQGFGLRGMKDRIGLCEGTFQVQSSPGKGTRLSATIPNR, from the coding sequence ATGTTGGGGACAACAATGAATCCAGGCCCGTTTGATAATGACGTTTCAACCGACGAGGTTGGATTGACTGAATTTCAATTCTATACAACCGAACACACTGTAACAGAAGACGTTCTGAACGCGCGACGGTCAAGACACGGGTTCGAACGAAACAGCATTTTGCTTGAATTGGAAAAATACCGGAAAGAAAATGAACACCTGAGATTCTTTGTCCAGAAAACGGCGCAAGATGCCATCAATGCAATGGAAAACGACCGCAAAACCGTGGCGAGAGAGATACATGACAGCATCGGCGGCAACTTGACTGCAATTAAATTATTCATGGAATTCAGAATGGACAGCAGTAACGTGTCGTCTTGTGAAAGCGGCAAGTCCATTGAGCAAATTATCAGCTATTTGACAGATACCATCAAAGAAACCCGTACCATTTGTCATCAATTGAACCCGAGAGAGCTTGAGGGTTTCGAACTGACGGACGCAATTTCAAAATTAATAAACAGAGTGAACCAATTTTTTCCCGGGATCCAGGTGGATTTTGAGTTTAAGCTTTCCGACGAGGTTATCTCTGAAAAAATTAAAACCGTGGTCTATCGCGTTGTTCAGGAAGCATTGAACAATATCGGCAAACACAGCGGGGCCGATGCCGTCAAAATCAGGCTGATCGCGGTGCATAATCTGATTTGGCTCAAAGTGGAAGACAATGGATGCGGATTCGATATCCATGGGCTTGAAACAGGATCGTATGACCAAGGCTTTGGACTGCGCGGCATGAAAGACCGCATCGGGCTCTGTGAAGGGACATTCCAGGTGCAGTCCAGTCCTGGAAAAGGAACCAGGCTGTCGGCAACGATTCCGAACAGGTGA
- a CDS encoding efflux RND transporter periplasmic adaptor subunit: MSSHINNTTCNLIAKTVLSALLVFAPYPCRTADADAGYQPQKTVETKEQTVAQTYPAVGTVRPKSETSISAQISAQITDVHVKAGQIVTSGTLLITLDSRQAAARLESAKEALRGAKASRDKALQAIKAAEASYTNAKQHFARIKSFYASGAATQQELENAQAGLLKARAALSMSRESLVEAEAGIQQATETITEATVHRGFSKIIAPVDGEIIRVLVEPGDLALPGKPLAAVRTKGGYRVEAHVREGLINTIKTGSQLQAVIPTPGLFLNAVVEEIIPYADPKTRTFLVKAAIPAKEGIYSGMYAKLMVPEAHRTIITLDKEAVIHAGQLELAMVKTNGTWQRRYITTIPLDNTRVEVLSGLSANETIGIGEAR, translated from the coding sequence ATGTCTTCACATATTAATAACACGACCTGCAATTTGATTGCAAAAACAGTATTGTCAGCCCTGCTGGTGTTTGCCCCATACCCCTGCCGAACAGCTGATGCAGATGCAGGGTATCAGCCGCAAAAAACAGTTGAAACAAAGGAGCAGACCGTTGCCCAGACCTATCCGGCCGTGGGAACTGTCCGGCCCAAAAGTGAAACCAGTATCAGTGCCCAGATCAGTGCCCAGATAACCGATGTGCATGTCAAAGCAGGACAGATCGTCACATCAGGCACCCTGTTGATCACCCTGGACAGCAGACAGGCCGCAGCCAGGCTGGAAAGTGCCAAAGAAGCGCTTCGCGGGGCCAAAGCCTCACGGGACAAAGCCCTCCAGGCCATCAAAGCGGCTGAAGCCTCTTATACCAATGCAAAACAGCATTTTGCGCGCATCAAAAGCTTTTATGCATCCGGTGCCGCCACCCAGCAGGAATTGGAAAATGCACAAGCCGGTCTTCTGAAGGCCCGGGCCGCATTGTCCATGTCCCGTGAATCCCTGGTGGAGGCAGAGGCAGGCATCCAGCAGGCCACAGAAACCATTACCGAAGCCACGGTACACCGTGGTTTTTCAAAAATCATTGCGCCTGTGGACGGAGAAATCATCCGGGTCCTGGTGGAACCCGGAGATCTGGCCCTGCCGGGCAAGCCCCTGGCAGCGGTGCGGACCAAAGGAGGCTACAGGGTGGAAGCCCATGTAAGAGAAGGCCTCATCAACACCATCAAAACCGGTTCCCAGCTTCAGGCGGTCATCCCCACCCCCGGCCTTTTTCTGAATGCCGTGGTGGAAGAAATCATTCCCTATGCCGATCCCAAGACCCGCACCTTTCTTGTCAAAGCCGCCATCCCGGCCAAAGAAGGCATCTATTCCGGCATGTATGCCAAGCTGATGGTCCCGGAAGCCCACAGAACCATCATCACCCTGGACAAAGAGGCGGTTATCCATGCCGGACAGCTCGAACTTGCCATGGTCAAAACCAATGGCACCTGGCAGCGCCGGTATATTACAACCATTCCCCTGGACAACACCCGCGTGGAAGTTCTGTCAGGACTGTCAGCCAATGAAACCATAGGCATCGGGGAGGCCCGGTGA
- a CDS encoding alpha,alpha-trehalose-phosphate synthase (UDP-forming) — translation MHITNKTNNSQKNRLIIVSNRLPIVLSKDNKGRWQAEQGSGGLITALAPVLKNRGGLWIGWPGTSRAHDKKALESVFTRAAGDFGYTFEPVFLPESLVNAYYFGFSNQVLWPLFHDLQTRCDFSPDYWNAYQKVNEIFARTIAQNIKSQDDHIWVHDYHLMGVGQALRKLHATAKIGYFLHIPFPPLDIFLKLPWRFQILESLLCYDMIGFQTQRDRRNFVQCVHAMLNHIRIKGRGQVLSTQVNGRMVRVGNFPISIDYNEFAKKAGTRAVEKRVDEIRAVFPSDHLILGVDRLDYSKGIPERLLAFRNALQRYPELEKKISMVQIVVPSRQRIPEYENLKHEIEQLISEINGTFTRPGWVPIHYLYQGVDRTELTALYRAADIALVTPLKDGMNLVAKEYCASNIHLDGVLILSEFAGASSQLYKHALLVNPHDIEGIADAINQACHMGLDERKKRMRALRKIVKKTDIYWWVDTFLKAVFSHDLDTLGPLEDYIPSQEISNRKNSEAP, via the coding sequence ATGCATATTACCAATAAAACAAACAATTCTCAAAAAAACCGTTTGATCATCGTATCCAACCGTCTGCCCATTGTCCTGTCCAAAGACAATAAAGGCCGGTGGCAGGCAGAACAGGGATCCGGGGGCTTGATAACGGCGCTGGCACCGGTATTGAAAAACCGAGGTGGGTTGTGGATCGGATGGCCGGGCACCTCCCGGGCCCACGACAAAAAAGCGCTGGAATCCGTGTTTACCCGGGCGGCCGGGGATTTCGGCTATACCTTTGAACCGGTTTTCCTGCCTGAAAGCCTGGTCAATGCGTATTATTTCGGATTTTCAAATCAGGTGCTGTGGCCCTTGTTTCACGACCTGCAGACCCGGTGTGATTTTTCGCCTGACTATTGGAACGCCTACCAGAAAGTCAATGAAATATTTGCCCGGACCATCGCCCAAAACATCAAAAGCCAGGATGATCACATCTGGGTGCATGATTACCATTTAATGGGGGTGGGCCAGGCCTTGCGAAAATTACACGCAACCGCAAAAATCGGATATTTTCTTCATATTCCGTTTCCGCCCCTGGACATTTTTCTCAAGCTGCCCTGGCGGTTTCAGATTCTTGAGTCCCTGTTGTGCTATGACATGATCGGTTTTCAGACCCAAAGAGACCGGCGCAATTTTGTCCAATGCGTGCACGCCATGCTCAACCACATCAGAATAAAAGGAAGGGGACAGGTGCTTTCCACCCAGGTCAACGGCCGCATGGTCCGGGTGGGCAACTTTCCCATCAGTATTGATTACAATGAATTTGCAAAAAAAGCCGGCACCCGGGCCGTGGAAAAAAGAGTGGATGAAATCCGCGCTGTATTTCCCTCTGATCACCTGATTCTCGGGGTGGACCGCCTGGATTACAGCAAAGGTATCCCTGAAAGACTGCTGGCGTTTCGCAATGCACTGCAGCGGTATCCGGAACTGGAAAAAAAAATCAGCATGGTTCAGATTGTGGTCCCCAGCCGGCAGCGCATCCCGGAATATGAAAACCTCAAACATGAGATTGAGCAGTTAATCAGCGAAATTAACGGCACATTCACCCGGCCCGGATGGGTGCCCATCCACTATCTGTATCAAGGCGTTGACAGAACCGAACTGACCGCTTTATACCGGGCTGCTGACATTGCCCTGGTGACTCCGCTCAAAGACGGGATGAATCTGGTGGCCAAAGAATATTGCGCATCCAATATCCATTTAGACGGGGTGCTGATATTAAGTGAGTTTGCCGGTGCATCCAGCCAATTGTATAAACACGCACTTCTGGTCAATCCCCACGATATCGAGGGCATTGCCGATGCCATTAACCAGGCCTGCCACATGGGTCTTGATGAACGCAAAAAACGCATGCGGGCGTTGCGCAAAATAGTCAAAAAAACAGACATATACTGGTGGGTGGACACATTTTTAAAAGCGGTTTTCTCCCATGATCTGGACACCCTGGGGCCATTGGAAGATTATATCCCCTCCCAGGAAATTTCGAACAGAAAAAACAGCGAAGCGCCTTGA
- a CDS encoding response regulator, with translation MKPEKPTYQDLENQLAQTQKVLAALEQDQIDAIFGDDRYMQLLNLKQTIDMLCRNERNFHALADANLIGIGFGDSNGNVTYINDEMLRMTGYSRADAIAGRINWETCLTPENCTEAGTWSERLLNQEVVSVQEWEFLRPDGGRTPVLGAASRISSPDGHLVIIALDRTQIRQAETRSWKSDQRLRMAADSLNIGIFEWNLTKNTACWENDHMYQIFGRSRKQPPLRYSDFLEQAVDFQDKEAFDHAFSKARHPGNVFAFACRIHRPDSSNLSWIEISGKFYQNDADPSLCMIGIAQDISEQKAYEQTIEKINDQLEQRVRDRTAKIQQQTERMRVLANKLGQAEQKERNRLAAVLHDHIQPLVVGARMHLWDIHRKNHIDDAHKTAHKIESILEETLAELRSLTVDLSPSAILNDGLAGGVNWLVTYMKKKFNFTLTPRVEEPIDPISENICFLLFQCLKELLFNVVKHSGEDQATVSIERTQDQNIRIIVWDNGNGFEPDTFEETQNNTASLGLFSIEERLKDIGGRMKIASAPGQGTTVTLTAPAGETDETTTPPGHRHQRRADDKPAVPERNPKDSIGILIVDDHKLLREGLTGLLQMEPDFEILGEAADADTAVVLAEKLTPDVVIMDVNLGEKTGMEATEKILSKNPHIKVIALSMHSDKRVINAMYRAGASVFLNKTVPSDTLIANVRRCISDG, from the coding sequence ATGAAACCAGAAAAACCCACATACCAAGACCTTGAAAATCAGCTGGCCCAGACCCAAAAAGTGCTGGCAGCCCTTGAGCAGGATCAGATTGACGCTATTTTTGGAGATGACCGGTACATGCAGCTGCTCAACCTGAAGCAAACCATTGATATGCTTTGCAGGAACGAACGGAATTTTCACGCGCTGGCTGATGCAAACCTCATCGGCATCGGATTTGGTGACAGCAACGGCAATGTCACTTATATAAACGATGAGATGCTGCGCATGACCGGATACAGCCGGGCGGATGCAATTGCGGGACGGATCAACTGGGAGACATGCCTGACACCTGAAAACTGCACTGAGGCAGGAACATGGTCGGAACGTCTGTTGAACCAGGAGGTGGTATCAGTCCAGGAATGGGAGTTCCTGCGTCCGGACGGGGGACGGACACCGGTTTTGGGTGCCGCCTCCCGGATCTCATCCCCTGATGGACACCTTGTGATAATCGCCCTGGACCGCACGCAGATACGCCAGGCAGAAACCCGTTCGTGGAAAAGTGACCAGCGGTTGCGTATGGCTGCAGATTCCCTGAATATAGGCATTTTTGAATGGAATCTTACCAAAAATACGGCTTGCTGGGAAAATGATCATATGTACCAGATTTTCGGACGGTCCCGCAAACAGCCGCCGCTGCGTTATTCAGATTTTCTGGAACAGGCCGTGGATTTTCAGGACAAAGAAGCGTTTGATCATGCATTTTCAAAGGCCCGGCATCCGGGGAATGTTTTTGCTTTTGCCTGCCGCATTCACCGACCGGACAGCAGCAATTTGTCCTGGATAGAGATCTCCGGCAAATTTTATCAAAACGATGCGGATCCATCGCTGTGCATGATCGGTATTGCACAGGATATTTCAGAGCAGAAAGCGTACGAACAAACCATAGAAAAAATCAATGACCAGCTGGAACAACGCGTCCGGGACCGCACAGCCAAAATCCAGCAGCAGACGGAGCGGATGCGGGTGCTGGCCAACAAACTCGGGCAGGCGGAACAAAAGGAACGCAACCGTCTGGCCGCCGTTCTCCATGACCATATTCAGCCGCTGGTGGTGGGAGCACGCATGCACTTATGGGATATTCATCGCAAAAACCATATCGACGATGCCCATAAAACCGCCCATAAAATTGAGAGTATTCTGGAAGAAACCCTGGCGGAACTGCGGTCTCTTACAGTGGATCTCTCTCCATCCGCCATATTGAACGATGGCCTGGCCGGGGGTGTTAACTGGCTGGTCACCTATATGAAAAAAAAGTTTAATTTTACCCTGACCCCCCGGGTGGAAGAACCCATTGATCCGATTTCGGAAAATATCTGTTTTCTGCTTTTCCAGTGTCTGAAGGAACTGCTTTTCAATGTGGTAAAACATTCAGGAGAAGACCAGGCAACGGTTTCCATCGAGCGGACACAAGATCAGAATATCCGAATAATTGTCTGGGACAACGGCAATGGATTTGAACCGGACACGTTTGAGGAAACCCAAAACAATACGGCCTCTCTGGGGCTGTTCAGTATTGAGGAACGGTTAAAAGATATCGGCGGCCGGATGAAAATTGCATCCGCACCCGGGCAGGGGACCACTGTTACTCTGACCGCCCCGGCCGGTGAAACCGATGAAACCACCACACCCCCCGGCCACCGACACCAAAGGCGGGCAGATGACAAGCCTGCTGTGCCGGAACGTAATCCAAAAGACAGTATCGGTATTCTCATTGTAGACGACCATAAACTGCTGCGCGAAGGACTGACCGGCCTGCTGCAGATGGAACCGGATTTTGAGATACTGGGAGAGGCGGCCGATGCTGACACGGCAGTTGTGCTGGCTGAAAAACTGACACCTGACGTGGTTATCATGGATGTAAATCTGGGAGAAAAAACCGGCATGGAAGCCACAGAGAAGATTCTGTCCAAAAATCCGCACATCAAGGTGATCGCGCTTTCCATGCACAGCGACAAAAGGGTCATCAATGCCATGTATCGCGCCGGCGCCTCGGTCTTTCTCAACAAGACGGTGCCCTCGGACACACTCATCGCCAACGTGCGCAGATGCATATCTGATGGCTGA